TTTTCGCCGGATCTTCTGTACGCGGATTATCATCAGTAGCAATCACCTTATCCGCTAGCTTTTCCGCAATTTGTGCCATAAGCGGACGCTTACCGTTATCACGATCGCCACCACAACCAAAAATGCACCAAAGTTTTCCGTGACAATGAAGCCGCGCCGCAGCTAAGGCTTTTTCTAAGGCATCCGGCGTGTGGGCATAATCCACAATCACCGTCGGTTTATGCGCTGCGGTGATCATTTCCATACGACCGCAAACCCCGCTTAATTGGGAAACGGTTGACGTTAATTTTTCAAGTGGATAGCCTAATGCCAATAATGTTGCGGTCACCACAAGCAAATTGCTCACATTAAATGCTCCGATTAAGCGACTTTCCAGTTTACCATTGCCCCAACTTGACGCAAATTCAATGCTCGCGCCTTTGCTGGTGAAAGAAAGTGCGGTCAATTTTAACCATGTTTTTTGTGTCGGCTGGTAATCAGGATGGCAACTGACAGCAATGGCGTCGGGCAATTGCGCCAACCATTGTGCGCCAACTTCATCATCTGCATTAATAATTTGTTGTTTGGTATGTAATTCGGTAAATAAGCGTTTTTTCGCGTTGGCATATTCTTCCATCGTATGATGGTAATCAAGGTGATCGCGGCTTAAATTGGTAAAAATTGCCGCGGCAAACGAAAGCGCCTCTACCCGATGTTGCACAAGCCCGTGCGATGATACTTCAATCGCCGCAAAATCCGCGCCTTGACGAATAAATTGATCTAAAGAAGATTGAATTTCAATCGCCGATCCCGTCGTATTTGCCGCTTCTGTCGTTTTGCCAAATAGCCCGTTGCCAATTGTCCCCATCACTGCACTAGTATGCCCTAAAATTTGTGTCCACTGCGCTAGCAATTGCGCTACTGTAGTTTTTCCGTTAGTTCCAGTCACACCTACTAAAGTTAAACGTTTCGATGGCGCTTGATAAAATTGATCGGCTAAAGCGGAAAGGTGGGAAGATAGCTGAAAATAGGCAATACATGGAATGCCTTGCTCAACATGGACTTGTAAATGTTGCTGTGCAGAATCCGCATCAAAAATGACCGCACTTGCCCCTTGTTTGATGGCTTGTGCAATATATTGACGCCCGTCGGTTTGATGACCTTTAATTGCAACAAAAAGACAGCCAGTCTTTACAGAGCGGCTGTCTAAGGTCATGTCTGTTAACTCAATATCCGGCAATTGAAGATTTGCCCCGAAAAGTGCGGTGAGTTTTTGCATAATTTACTCTTTTGATTTAATTCACTTTTTGTTCTTTTTTATCGCTAAGTCGAACCGTTCTTTTCGCGGTTTTATCCGATTCCACCGCATCCGGCGTAATATTATTAGAGCGCAA
This portion of the [Pasteurella] aerogenes genome encodes:
- the murE gene encoding UDP-N-acetylmuramoyl-L-alanyl-D-glutamate--2, 6-diaminopimelate ligase; its protein translation is MQKLTALFGANLQLPDIELTDMTLDSRSVKTGCLFVAIKGHQTDGRQYIAQAIKQGASAVIFDADSAQQHLQVHVEQGIPCIAYFQLSSHLSALADQFYQAPSKRLTLVGVTGTNGKTTVAQLLAQWTQILGHTSAVMGTIGNGLFGKTTEAANTTGSAIEIQSSLDQFIRQGADFAAIEVSSHGLVQHRVEALSFAAAIFTNLSRDHLDYHHTMEEYANAKKRLFTELHTKQQIINADDEVGAQWLAQLPDAIAVSCHPDYQPTQKTWLKLTALSFTSKGASIEFASSWGNGKLESRLIGAFNVSNLLVVTATLLALGYPLEKLTSTVSQLSGVCGRMEMITAAHKPTVIVDYAHTPDALEKALAAARLHCHGKLWCIFGCGGDRDNGKRPLMAQIAEKLADKVIATDDNPRTEDPAKIMADIQAGFTNLAQVQIIHQRAEAIKTAIQSAVENDVILIAGKGHEDYQIIGTEKHHFSDQETAKNYLS